The region GTTACCGAATATTTCAACATTCCCAGAAGTGAAGTAGACATGATAAtaggtaaaaattaattaatactaatataataactaaaaagaaattaaagccAGTAGTGATGTGCGAATCAAGGATTTGTTATGTCAAGTCGAATCGaatcaaattttgtttcttttttcaaatttgaatCAAATCGAATCGACAAAGTTTCATTCGAATTGAAGCGaatcaaataatttcgaattgttgaaatataatttttaattaacaatataattattaaaataataaaagatcagagttcaaaaaattaaaaaagtagttAACGAACCagtactacgtttacgcgagcgttacttctgtagtaacttacgataattcactcgtttacgcggaataaattatcgtaagttactgcAAAATCAAGTTTACGcaaaggaattatcgtaagttcctacagaagtaacgctcgcgtaaacgtagtacaAGGCAGGTGTACAACGTACTAAGATTGTATtacaaattgaaataaataaagcgaGAAATAAAGCGTTCAAAGCGTTTCGACCTTACTACAGGGTCACTTACAAACTAAAGGGCCTATTCTGTAAGGCCCCATGGACtaatattttccgcgtaacgcgTATCGCGTAATCAATCAGACGTTTCGTATTTTCTGTTAAGGTCATTGcgcgtaacaaagttttagtcataatggtaaggccgtaagaaaatagatagaccaatcacagtcgattattctccttgagctcgaagaagacatggaaaaaaatgtaccgaatcaatttaaaaaaatgaagatgaCCTTGATATCTCCGAAGCCCCTCCACTtggacaaaaattattatcgctaTATGATAGCCCCTCGGATAGCCCCCTTCGTACCGTACAATTTTACACTAATTTTTCTCTGGACCTTATAGATTCGAATATATTTAAGGTGGTAATAGTTATTGtctcaccctgtatataattCGTATTCGAATCATCTagattcgaaattttttaatagtttggATTCGAATCATAGAAATTCGAATTCGAATAGTTCGCACATCTCTAAgctagatattttttgttaatatatgaaaatgtatatatgataatatatatctacatattctTTAGGATCTTTAGAAAACGCTATGGGAACTATTGGAGGCTTTTGTGTGGGAACATCTTTTATCATCGATCATCAACGTTTATCTGGGCTTGGCTACTGTTTCTCGGCGTCTCAACCACCTCTCCTGGCATCTGCTGCTATCACTTCTTTAGAtatgattgaaaataatttacaagtatttcaatctttgaaaaataacacCTTATCGATTCACAACGGTCTCAAAGAAATCCCGATGTTGGTGTGCTCTAGTTTCGCAGAATCGCCTTTAAAGCATGTATATTTGAAAGAACAGAAAGACCGTGCCACCGAGGAGAAATTACTATCTGCAATTTCTAACAAATGTATAGAAAATAACTTGGCGATCATACTACCTGCCTATCTGGAAACGGAAAGAATCTTACCTAGGCCTAGTCTTAGACTTTGTGTATCTGCTAGTCTGGATAACAATGATATTAAGTTTGTGCTAAATACTTTGAGAAAATGTACAGAAGAAATTTTGTCGTTAATGAGTGAGATAAATGAATCTTAAAAGAggtatatttaaagattttattctcGTATATTAGGAATAggtatatctaatatttatacatatttatgttcCTACTTTGTGCATACACGTATACATCATACGTATGCATCAACATATGTATGCATCAACATACGTATTAATTAGTccaagtaaattttttttcttgtacaaAGTTaacatatttgttattaaagaaaatggaTGATACGAGAATTGCGATTATAAAGAATATGTTGGATAGAGAAAATGTATTAGCGAATTAAATTGTACTTTAGTTCTGAAAATATACTTCAGTTTTATCTCTTACAGGTTTATTTCTTAACACTTCATAGAAAAATGATTACAACGTTTTGCGTATGAtacaatacaaattaatatttttaaccgaatattgaataaatactcgagaattgtaaaataaagttttctaaatttttctattgatcgaataatttagaaaaattcgctgaatacggctcataattaaaaaagtgcATATAAAGCAACTGCCATAGTTTGTAATGTACGGAAAGTgctttattattgtaataggTACAGATACGCGCTTATTAATTGTCTCTCGTTTCAGGTTCGTCATCATATGCCGCCATGattttttccataatttcCCATAACTTATCCCTCGCTAAATCTTTGCAGAAAACCTGTGTGGTGAcaagaaaatttacatataaatctaTCGACTAACATAGAAAAACggacaaaaaattttgtagcATCATGTATACTTACATTGAACCACGGCTGTTGATCACACTCGTCCATTAGAGGTACGACCACGCCATAAATTTGTAATGACAAGTTAATACAAGCTATCGCTGTTAAGTTCGGTGGATAGTCGAGAATAGCTGGGGAATGATGAAAGTCTTGTAGCAGTGCCATGCTAGTTTTGGCGACCGGATACTTGGACCACTCCTCTTCACCAAACCAAGCTTGCAAAGATCGCAGATAATGAAGCATGTACTATAAGGAAACATAATGCAGTTATTTATGCGTTATCACATACGTCTATTAATGTTATTCAGTTAGGCTGTGTTCCAAATTCACTCTAGTTAACTAAAATGCTAGTGTACGTAACGTTAACTAGAGTGGAACACAGCCttagtaatatttacaacACTTTACCTTGTGCGGATGCACAGGCGTGACTTCAAACTTGAGCATCCTCATGATCAGAAGTTCAGCTTGTACGATTGCATCCCTCATACTCCAATACTGATCGCCAAGATCGAGTGGCTGAGAACCTCTGTGAAGCGTGTTGTAAGATACATTCATTACGTCTCTTATCTTCAGCGTATCGTCCTTTACTTTACCAGCCAGATAAAGGCAAGTTGCAGCTATGAGCTAAAAGAGACAAAATTCTGTCgtatttattaagaacttATCAAGTCTTGAAGCACCATCCGTTCTTACATAATTATCATATCCCTGTGCCGTtgcttctttaataaatctgtGATATAATGTTGCAGCAGTAGCTATCGTCAATGGATGAGCCTCCAATTTCAAACCTAAATTCAGACGAGCGTTTTATTAAAGACTTTACCTTTTTACGGTAAACACAACAAGATTTCTAAAGCTCGACAAATTTTCTAAAGTGCCTAACAACTTTCCAATGGTGAGATATCGTTGCACCCAACATACCACACTCGAAGATAAATCGAGAAACTGTGAAACTGTCGCTGGACTTGGTATAATCGATCGTAATACTCTTTTGTAATGTATTCCTTTTCTCGCGCTGCATCGCGAGAACGTCAATCACGTCTTTCATCTTAGAGCTAAAACGAAACGTCATGTGAATTTaacgtaaaaagaaaactaaaTATCATTCGAACATACGAAAAATTAGCTGTGAAAATAACGCATGTCCGAATCACATTGCGTTGCGAAAATACTGAAAAGCTTTTGATCTGTCAAGAGTAAGCTGATGTATAACCTTATGTCAGTGTCATCCAATGTGAACTCATTGTACCTGAGAGTCTCGGTGCCGCTTGGCTCTGAGGGATTCATCGCGGAATATACTGTCTTTGGCGAGAAAGGTTTCGTTTAAAAATCGTAAGCGCGTTAGTGAGAAAACTCTATTTTCCCTCTCATTCAGGTACAAGAGATACGTCCACACAGTCCACACAAATGTAATAATCAATAAGGAATTTCCGTCAAGAAAACGGAGAGTATAATTTCAGTGTCAAAGTGATGAACTAAATGTGTGTCACGTGACGAGTAGCGCTTAAATTCAAATCTACACTTAtatagcaaatatatatattatatatatatataatgcctATCTAataattgtgtatatattatgtatataattatgtacatgtatattattgaccataatatatacataaatatatatttaataaacaggaAAGGGAGATTAACGCTGGTTTAAAGAAATCTCCCTGCCCcgttgattaatatttatttcttacaaatatatatgtatacaattatCATAGGATTATAATAAGCACTTGCGAGGAGTGATAATTAAGGAGTGATAATTGAAACGCGCACACACTGCTTCTCTTCTACACACAAagcatatttttaacataatatttttaaacatttacacatacagcaaattaatcaaataaagtATCTGTTAGGAAAAATGTTAGCATTTAtgaatgatttatatttttctagtttaaatatgtttattaataaaaataagttaaatactaaaataaattatttgataattatttgtatatacgcGGCTTTATAAAGACCAGTTTCAATACACTTTTaactaattataaaacatGTGATTACGGATTAGTTGATGGTATATATACTCATAAACTTGAAATTCAAGTGACAAATtatgaatatgaaaattacTTCACAAAGGGTCAACAAGTAGAAATAAAAGGATACATAAAAATAGCAAGTtttagtaatatattaataaaatctttgaaaaataattgtattactctttttaatgACATGAATTTATCTTACAGCTGATatcttctatttatatatatagagaagtGGACAatacatcaaatattttaaattattaaaaaagaaaattatcttttgcTGAATGTTTAAAGAGCTCTTTTTGTAATAGGCTTTGTTCGAACAAAAAGAGCttttaatagtattaataaaaagatattaccaaataaaattattcgcaCTAATTTTCGCactaatttttcataaaataaactttgttcATATAAcagaaattctttattattattaaaatattaacaaaaacataatattaatacgctttataaaattagttaattctattatttagttaatttttttattaatattaaattttttacaggttgcagaattatttagaaaaatgtttgttgTCATCTAATAATCCAATTTACTTATtcacttaattatattactttttcatGTTCCTTTGTTTTCGGGAgtattcttctttctctttatttttatttattactggaattctctttattttatttattagtggAACTTCTTTCATGTCCACCTCCTTGTTATCACTTTTCTAAGTTTTCTAACCCACATGATGTTTCCATGACAACCGCTTGCGCAGTATGATGCGCAGTCGTCTACTCATGCCCGTGCTCGATAGCTCGTATACTTCGACGCTTGTGATCCATACACTGTGTATGCATGGTTCTTCCACCAtgactgtatatatatatatatatatatatt is a window of Temnothorax longispinosus isolate EJ_2023e chromosome 1, Tlon_JGU_v1, whole genome shotgun sequence DNA encoding:
- the LOC139818611 gene encoding cyclin-Q-like isoform X1; amino-acid sequence: MNPSEPSGTETLRYNEFTLDDTDISSKMKDVIDVLAMQREKRNTLQKSITIDYTKSSDSFTVSRFIFECGLKLEAHPLTIATAATLYHRFIKEATAQGYDNYLIAATCLYLAGKVKDDTLKIRDVMNVSYNTLHRGSQPLDLGDQYWSMRDAIVQAELLIMRMLKFEVTPVHPHKYMLHYLRSLQAWFGEEEWSKYPVAKTSMALLQDFHHSPAILDYPPNLTAIACINLSLQIYGVVVPLMDECDQQPWFNVFCKDLARDKLWEIMEKIMAAYDDEPETRDN
- the LOC139818611 gene encoding cyclin-Q-like isoform X2, yielding MNPSEPSGTETLSSKMKDVIDVLAMQREKRNTLQKSITIDYTKSSDSFTVSRFIFECGLKLEAHPLTIATAATLYHRFIKEATAQGYDNYLIAATCLYLAGKVKDDTLKIRDVMNVSYNTLHRGSQPLDLGDQYWSMRDAIVQAELLIMRMLKFEVTPVHPHKYMLHYLRSLQAWFGEEEWSKYPVAKTSMALLQDFHHSPAILDYPPNLTAIACINLSLQIYGVVVPLMDECDQQPWFNVFCKDLARDKLWEIMEKIMAAYDDEPETRDN